One Lacunisphaera limnophila DNA window includes the following coding sequences:
- a CDS encoding AbgT family transporter, translated as MSSSPAPTSPLQRFLNTVERTGNALPHPATLFALLAALVVLLSWICHTLGVSVTNPASGKVVTVINLLSAEGIQRMILELPRNFLAYPPLGISLTCMLGIGIAEYTGLMGAMLRLIVLNSPARLITPMVVFSGVMSNAGSEVGYVLLIPLAAALYHTLGRHPFLGLAAAFAGVSGGYSANLIVGSVDVLLAGLSEAAAHIVDPTYTVDAFSNWYFMMVSTFFITAAGTWVTEKIVAPRLGEYRGETKRDELKPLSAQEKRGLWAALAVTAGLTGLVLWGTLAPGGFLIDPKNPSFLESYFIRGLIFFIFVYGLLPGIAYGVAARTVRNDHDIMGGMTTTMKSMASFIVLAFFAAQFISYFNWTNLGIITAVSGAEFIQHLGLESMPLPLMLALVLFAATVNLLISSASAKWALLAPVFVPMFMLLGYSPELVQGAFRVGDSCTNIITPLLSYFPLILTFAQKYDPRAGIGTLIATMLPYSLCFLVVWTLLLMAWIALGVPMGPGAPLLLGK; from the coding sequence ATGAGTTCCTCCCCCGCGCCGACCTCGCCACTCCAGCGTTTCCTCAATACCGTTGAGCGCACCGGCAACGCCCTGCCCCATCCGGCCACGCTGTTCGCCCTGCTCGCCGCCCTGGTGGTGCTCCTCTCCTGGATCTGCCACACCCTCGGCGTGTCCGTGACCAACCCGGCCAGCGGCAAGGTGGTGACCGTGATCAACCTCCTCTCGGCCGAGGGCATCCAGCGCATGATCCTTGAGCTGCCGCGCAATTTCCTGGCCTACCCACCGCTCGGCATCTCGCTCACCTGCATGCTCGGCATCGGCATCGCGGAGTACACCGGGCTCATGGGCGCGATGCTCCGGCTCATCGTGCTCAACTCACCTGCCCGGCTCATCACGCCGATGGTGGTCTTCTCCGGCGTCATGTCTAACGCCGGCAGCGAGGTCGGCTACGTCTTGCTCATCCCGCTGGCGGCCGCGCTCTACCACACCCTCGGCCGGCATCCTTTCCTCGGCCTGGCGGCGGCGTTCGCCGGCGTGTCGGGGGGCTACAGCGCCAACCTCATCGTCGGCTCGGTGGACGTGCTGCTCGCCGGCCTGTCCGAGGCCGCCGCCCACATCGTCGATCCCACCTACACGGTGGATGCCTTCAGCAACTGGTATTTCATGATGGTCTCCACCTTCTTCATCACGGCCGCCGGCACCTGGGTGACGGAGAAGATCGTGGCCCCGCGCCTCGGCGAGTACCGCGGCGAGACCAAGCGCGACGAACTGAAGCCTCTCTCCGCGCAGGAAAAGCGCGGCCTGTGGGCCGCGCTGGCCGTGACCGCGGGCCTCACCGGCCTCGTGCTTTGGGGTACGCTCGCCCCGGGCGGATTCCTCATCGACCCGAAGAACCCGTCCTTCCTCGAGTCCTATTTCATCCGGGGGCTGATCTTCTTCATCTTCGTCTACGGCCTGTTGCCCGGCATCGCCTACGGTGTCGCGGCCCGCACGGTCCGGAACGACCACGACATCATGGGCGGCATGACGACGACCATGAAGTCCATGGCCTCCTTCATCGTCCTGGCGTTCTTCGCCGCCCAGTTCATCTCCTACTTCAACTGGACCAACCTCGGCATCATCACCGCGGTGAGCGGCGCGGAGTTCATCCAGCATCTTGGCCTCGAGAGCATGCCGCTGCCGCTGATGCTCGCCCTCGTGCTCTTCGCCGCCACGGTCAATCTCCTGATCTCCAGCGCCTCGGCCAAATGGGCGCTGCTTGCTCCGGTGTTCGTGCCCATGTTCATGCTGCTGGGCTACTCGCCCGAGCTTGTGCAGGGCGCGTTCCGCGTCGGGGACAGCTGCACCAACATCATCACGCCGCTGCTCAGCTATTTTCCCCTGATCCTGACCTTCGCCCAGAAATACGACCCGCGGGCCGGCATCGGCACCCTCATCGCCACCATGCTGCCCTACTCGCTCTGCTTCCTGGTCGTCTGGACCCTGCTGCTCATGGCCTGGATCGCGCTGGGCGTTCCCATGGGACCGGGCGCCCCGTTGCTGCTCGGGAAGTGA
- a CDS encoding succinate dehydrogenase/fumarate reductase iron-sulfur subunit, with the protein MSVTLRVWRQAGPGSAGKFVEYQAANLSPNMSLLEMLDVVNDDLEKRGEDPIAFAHDCREGICGTCSLVIDGKPHGPHQGVASCQTYMRSFADGATIVIEPFRAKPFPVIKDLISDRSAFDQIQQAGGFISVRTGACCDANAIPVPKPVADLAMDAAACIGCGACVAACKNASAMLFVSAKVSQLGLLPQGQPERDTRVLNMVSKMDELGFGNCTNQYECSAACPKLISHDFIARMNRDYIGALFRSSLQPASNAGAGGAG; encoded by the coding sequence ATCTCCGTCACCCTCCGCGTCTGGCGTCAGGCCGGCCCCGGCAGTGCCGGCAAGTTCGTCGAATACCAGGCCGCGAACCTCAGCCCCAACATGTCCCTGCTCGAGATGCTGGATGTCGTGAACGACGACCTCGAGAAGCGCGGCGAGGACCCGATCGCCTTCGCCCACGACTGCCGCGAGGGCATCTGCGGCACCTGCTCGCTGGTCATCGACGGCAAACCCCACGGCCCGCACCAGGGCGTCGCCAGCTGCCAGACCTACATGCGCAGCTTCGCCGACGGCGCCACGATTGTCATCGAGCCGTTCCGCGCCAAGCCCTTCCCGGTCATCAAGGACCTCATCAGCGACCGCAGCGCCTTCGACCAGATCCAGCAGGCCGGCGGCTTCATCAGCGTGCGCACCGGCGCCTGCTGCGACGCCAACGCCATCCCGGTGCCGAAGCCCGTCGCCGACCTGGCCATGGATGCGGCTGCCTGCATCGGTTGCGGCGCCTGCGTGGCCGCGTGCAAGAACGCCTCCGCGATGCTCTTTGTGTCCGCCAAGGTCTCCCAGCTGGGCCTCCTCCCGCAGGGCCAGCCCGAGCGCGACACCCGCGTGCTGAACATGGTGAGCAAGATGGATGAACTCGGCTTCGGCAACTGCACCAACCAGTACGAGTGCTCCGCCGCCTGTCCGAAGCTCATCTCGCACGACTTCATCGCGCGCATGAACCGCGACTACATCGGCGCCCTCTTCCGCAGCAGCCTCCAGCCCGCGTCCAACGCCGGCGCCGGCGGCGCGGGCTGA
- the lysA gene encoding diaminopimelate decarboxylase: MHHFHYAGQKLHCESVDLAAIAQLHGTPTYVYSAQTIADNYRRLASSLTGLDLQICYAMKANSNLAVLRHFANLGAAFDLVSGGELRRVAAAGGDTTRSVFAGVGKSEAEIRLALETGVFGFHVESEPELARINHVAGQLGRKAPIAIRINPDVDAKTHAKITTGKSDNKFGIPLKHAAAAYAAAAQFPHLELKGVQMHIGSQLTSVTPFAEAVAKVVPFVAELKKLYGITYFSIGGGIGIIYQDALASGSQAWWDAQPEAERPLTPEAYGAALTPLLAPLGLKILLEPGRFLVGNAGILLSRVEYLKRGAAKNFLVVDAAMNDLVRPAMYEAYHEIVPLTRDTTRAALKADIVGPICESGDCFAKDRTLQAVGEGELIAFMSAGAYGYTMASRYNTRGQVAEVLVSGSRFELVNVRESFETMVAGEKIPGFLKI, from the coding sequence ATGCATCACTTCCACTACGCCGGTCAAAAACTGCACTGCGAGTCCGTCGACCTCGCCGCCATCGCCCAGCTCCACGGCACGCCGACCTACGTCTATAGTGCCCAGACGATTGCCGATAATTACCGGCGGCTGGCGTCCAGCCTCACCGGCCTGGATTTGCAGATTTGTTACGCGATGAAGGCCAACTCGAACCTGGCCGTCCTGCGCCACTTCGCGAACCTCGGCGCGGCCTTTGATCTGGTGAGCGGCGGAGAATTGCGGCGCGTGGCCGCCGCGGGCGGCGACACCACCCGCAGCGTCTTCGCCGGCGTGGGCAAGTCCGAGGCCGAGATCCGGCTCGCGCTGGAGACCGGAGTCTTTGGTTTTCATGTGGAGAGCGAGCCCGAGCTGGCCCGCATCAATCACGTGGCCGGGCAGCTGGGCCGCAAGGCGCCCATCGCCATCCGCATCAACCCCGATGTCGACGCCAAGACCCATGCCAAGATCACGACGGGCAAGAGCGACAACAAGTTTGGCATCCCGCTCAAGCACGCCGCCGCGGCCTACGCCGCCGCCGCGCAGTTCCCCCACCTCGAGCTCAAGGGCGTACAGATGCACATCGGTTCGCAGCTGACCTCCGTCACGCCCTTCGCCGAGGCCGTGGCCAAGGTCGTGCCCTTCGTCGCGGAGCTGAAAAAGCTCTACGGCATCACCTATTTCAGCATCGGCGGCGGTATCGGCATCATCTACCAGGACGCCCTCGCCAGCGGCAGCCAGGCCTGGTGGGACGCCCAGCCCGAGGCCGAGCGTCCGCTCACGCCCGAGGCCTACGGCGCGGCGCTCACCCCGCTGCTCGCCCCGCTTGGGCTCAAGATCCTGCTCGAGCCCGGCCGTTTCCTGGTCGGCAACGCCGGCATCCTGTTGTCCCGCGTCGAGTACCTCAAGCGGGGTGCCGCCAAGAACTTCCTCGTGGTTGACGCCGCCATGAACGACCTGGTGCGCCCGGCGATGTACGAGGCCTACCATGAGATCGTGCCGCTCACGCGCGACACCACCCGCGCCGCCCTCAAGGCCGACATCGTCGGCCCCATCTGCGAGTCCGGCGACTGTTTTGCCAAGGACCGCACGCTGCAGGCCGTCGGCGAGGGCGAGCTCATCGCCTTCATGAGTGCCGGGGCCTACGGCTACACCATGGCCAGCCGCTACAACACCCGCGGCCAGGTCGCCGAGGTGCTCGTGTCGGGCAGCCGCTTCGAGCTGGTCAACGTCCGCGAGTCTTTCGAGACTATGGTCGCCGGCGAAAAGATCCCCGGCTTCCTCAAAATCTGA
- a CDS encoding tetratricopeptide repeat protein: MIDDRRTEPPFRLNQRRTVKRYLLVSAASLTLLVVGYYSGRPFIAKWRYDRDIRNAERYEKEGDGRSAMLTLEQLTRLHPGDAAIRRRLAAFYERMGQIESIVVWQEAVALDPEDQRSRLGLARAAIRFGDPRIARAALEQVPAPGPEPAEYFRLQAGLALLERNPAEQEKSLAELARLAPDDLRVRLNLAMIRLADPHGAKAPAARAALLELARQDPVRMRAVAELLGDLARRWPRPTAERDAALRALAVTLAPPRGPLLALPSQLDHVDRLVAYAMQQPRPAAEDVISLANWMSLNGQTETVLQWIDTLPEDLRSNPLLRSAEGEFAARLKDWPRLRRLLLAGVWGPVPTEAVEQAFRAQASDTLGRSGGIRPGWAAALDAGKASPAGLRMLLRLAELWGWPAEHRLVLLTIARTMPRELWAWRQLIASALGRGDSEQLWQVYTEWRLAMPGDPVVQVESAIMGHLLGRRRVATAVETAEYLRQQPLNSGATVAHALALWREKRVPDALAVLETLPSSSYNEPRYALAGGVILAEAGRAAASEALLRGTDGEALLPEERALVTAARERNQVARP, encoded by the coding sequence ATGATCGACGATCGTCGCACGGAACCCCCCTTTCGGCTGAATCAGCGCCGAACCGTGAAACGCTATCTGCTGGTCTCGGCGGCTAGCCTCACCTTGTTGGTGGTGGGTTATTATTCAGGACGTCCCTTTATAGCCAAGTGGAGGTATGATAGGGACATAAGAAACGCCGAGCGCTACGAGAAAGAGGGAGACGGACGCAGCGCCATGTTGACCCTGGAACAGCTCACCCGCCTCCATCCGGGCGACGCCGCGATCCGCCGACGCTTGGCGGCATTTTACGAACGGATGGGGCAGATTGAATCGATTGTGGTCTGGCAGGAAGCCGTGGCGCTCGATCCCGAAGATCAGCGTAGCCGTTTGGGATTGGCCCGGGCCGCCATCCGTTTCGGTGATCCACGAATCGCGCGCGCGGCCTTGGAGCAGGTACCGGCGCCGGGGCCCGAGCCGGCCGAGTATTTTCGTCTGCAAGCCGGCTTGGCCCTGCTGGAGCGAAATCCGGCCGAGCAGGAAAAATCTCTGGCCGAGCTGGCCCGGCTCGCGCCGGACGATCTTCGCGTGCGGCTCAACCTGGCGATGATCCGGCTGGCTGATCCGCACGGGGCCAAGGCCCCGGCGGCTCGCGCCGCCCTGCTGGAACTTGCGCGCCAGGACCCGGTGCGCATGCGTGCCGTGGCGGAGCTGCTCGGCGACCTGGCGCGGCGCTGGCCTCGGCCGACCGCGGAGCGTGACGCAGCCTTGCGGGCGCTAGCCGTGACCCTCGCCCCGCCTCGCGGACCGTTGCTCGCGCTGCCGAGCCAGCTGGACCACGTCGATCGGCTGGTCGCCTACGCGATGCAGCAGCCGCGACCTGCGGCGGAAGATGTCATCAGTCTCGCCAACTGGATGTCCCTGAACGGCCAGACCGAGACCGTGCTGCAGTGGATCGACACGCTCCCGGAGGACCTGCGTTCGAACCCGCTGCTGCGATCCGCCGAGGGGGAATTCGCGGCCCGATTGAAAGACTGGCCCCGTCTGCGGCGTTTGCTGCTGGCCGGGGTCTGGGGGCCTGTGCCCACCGAGGCCGTGGAACAGGCCTTCCGCGCGCAGGCCAGTGACACGCTGGGCCGCTCCGGGGGAATCCGCCCGGGTTGGGCGGCGGCGCTCGACGCCGGCAAGGCCTCACCCGCCGGACTGCGCATGCTGCTGCGTCTGGCCGAGCTGTGGGGCTGGCCGGCCGAGCACCGCTTGGTGTTGCTGACCATTGCCCGCACCATGCCGCGCGAGCTTTGGGCCTGGCGGCAGCTGATTGCGTCGGCCCTCGGACGCGGTGATAGTGAACAGCTCTGGCAGGTTTACACCGAATGGCGGCTGGCCATGCCCGGCGACCCCGTCGTGCAGGTTGAAAGTGCCATCATGGGCCACCTCCTCGGGCGCCGGCGGGTCGCCACCGCGGTCGAGACGGCGGAATACCTGCGGCAGCAGCCGTTGAATTCCGGCGCCACCGTAGCCCATGCCCTCGCTCTTTGGCGGGAAAAGCGGGTGCCAGACGCCCTAGCCGTACTCGAGACCTTGCCCTCCAGTTCCTACAACGAACCGCGTTATGCGCTGGCCGGAGGGGTGATCCTGGCGGAGGCGGGACGCGCCGCTGCCAGTGAGGCACTGCTCAGGGGCACAGACGGCGAAGCTCTCCTGCCCGAGGAACGGGCCTTGGTGACGGCGGCTCGCGAACGCAACCAGGTCGCCCGGCCCTGA
- a CDS encoding fumarate reductase/succinate dehydrogenase flavoprotein subunit: MAKLDSKIPAGPLADKWRKHKADIKLVNPANKRKYEVIVVGAGLAGSSAAATLAELGYRVKCIVFHDSPRRAHSIAAQGGINAAKNYQNDGDSVHRLFYDTLKGGDYRAREANVHRLAEVSVNIIDQCVAQGVPFAREYGGLLANRSFGGAQVSRTFYARGQTGQQLLLGAYSALSKMVGAGAVELITQHEMVDLVVVDGHAKGVITRDLVTGKLHRHSGDAVILATGGYGNVFNLSTYARGSNATAIWRAYKRGACLANPCYTQIHPTCIPVSGDYQSKLTLMSESLRNDGRIWVPKKKEDVKKNPADIPEADRDYYLERIYPSFGNLAPRDVSSRAAMRMCDEGRGVGETGLGVYLDFADAIKRLGEPAVRERYGNLFDIYHEITNENAYQTPMRIFPAVHYTMGGLWVDYNLMSNIPGLFVLGEANFSDHGANRLGASALMQGLADGYFVIPYTIGDYLAGQKPNNKPSTDRAEFKDAEASVNAMVQRLMGNKGKEPVNYYHKKLGKIMWKYCGMARTKEGLQQALKEIPALREEFWANVNVPGSADNMNQALERAGRVADFIDLGELMCRDALTREESCGGHFREEYQHPDGECKRDDEKYGHVAAWEYQGEGKEPLRNTEALNYEFTKMSVRSYK, from the coding sequence ATGGCCAAACTCGACTCCAAAATCCCGGCCGGCCCGCTCGCCGACAAGTGGCGCAAGCACAAGGCGGACATCAAGCTCGTCAACCCCGCCAACAAGCGCAAATACGAGGTCATCGTCGTCGGCGCCGGCCTTGCCGGCTCCTCCGCCGCGGCCACGCTCGCCGAGCTCGGCTACCGCGTGAAGTGCATCGTGTTTCACGACAGCCCGCGCCGCGCCCACTCCATCGCCGCGCAGGGCGGCATCAACGCCGCCAAGAACTACCAGAATGACGGCGACAGCGTGCACCGCCTCTTCTACGACACCCTGAAGGGCGGCGACTACCGCGCCCGCGAGGCCAACGTCCACCGCCTCGCCGAGGTCTCGGTGAACATCATCGACCAGTGCGTCGCCCAGGGCGTGCCTTTCGCCCGCGAGTACGGCGGCCTCCTCGCCAACCGCTCCTTCGGCGGCGCCCAGGTCTCCCGCACGTTCTACGCCCGCGGCCAGACCGGCCAGCAGCTCCTCCTCGGCGCCTATTCCGCCCTCTCCAAGATGGTCGGCGCCGGCGCGGTCGAGCTCATCACCCAGCACGAGATGGTCGACCTCGTCGTGGTCGACGGCCACGCCAAGGGCGTCATCACCCGCGACCTCGTCACGGGCAAACTGCACCGCCACTCCGGCGACGCCGTGATCCTCGCCACCGGCGGCTACGGCAACGTCTTCAACCTCTCCACCTACGCGCGCGGCTCCAACGCGACCGCCATCTGGCGCGCCTACAAACGCGGCGCCTGCCTGGCCAACCCCTGCTACACGCAGATCCACCCGACCTGCATCCCCGTTTCCGGCGACTACCAGTCCAAGCTGACCCTCATGTCGGAGTCCCTCCGCAACGACGGCCGCATCTGGGTGCCGAAGAAGAAGGAGGACGTGAAGAAGAACCCCGCCGACATCCCCGAGGCGGACCGCGACTACTACCTCGAGCGCATCTACCCGAGCTTCGGCAACCTGGCCCCGCGTGACGTTTCCTCCCGCGCCGCCATGCGCATGTGCGACGAGGGCCGCGGCGTCGGCGAGACCGGTCTCGGCGTCTACCTCGACTTTGCTGACGCCATCAAGCGCCTTGGCGAGCCCGCCGTGCGTGAGCGTTACGGCAACCTCTTCGACATCTACCACGAGATCACGAACGAGAACGCCTACCAGACCCCGATGCGCATCTTCCCCGCGGTGCACTACACCATGGGCGGCCTCTGGGTGGACTACAACCTGATGTCCAACATCCCGGGCCTCTTCGTGCTCGGTGAGGCGAACTTCTCCGACCACGGCGCCAACCGCCTCGGTGCCTCCGCCCTCATGCAGGGCCTGGCCGACGGCTACTTCGTCATCCCCTACACGATCGGCGATTACCTCGCCGGCCAGAAGCCCAACAACAAGCCCTCGACCGACCGCGCCGAGTTCAAGGACGCCGAGGCCAGCGTGAACGCGATGGTGCAGCGCCTCATGGGCAACAAGGGCAAGGAGCCCGTGAACTACTATCACAAGAAGCTCGGCAAGATCATGTGGAAGTATTGCGGCATGGCCCGCACCAAGGAAGGCCTGCAGCAGGCACTCAAGGAAATCCCCGCCCTGCGCGAGGAGTTCTGGGCCAACGTCAATGTCCCCGGCTCCGCCGACAACATGAACCAGGCTCTGGAGCGCGCCGGCCGCGTGGCCGACTTCATCGACCTCGGCGAGCTCATGTGCCGCGACGCCCTCACCCGCGAGGAAAGCTGCGGCGGTCACTTCCGCGAGGAATACCAGCACCCCGACGGCGAGTGCAAACGTGACGACGAAAAATACGGGCATGTCGCCGCCTGGGAATACCAGGGCGAGGGCAAGGAACCCCTCCGCAACACCGAGGCCCTCAACTACGAGTTCACGAAGATGAGCGTCCGCTCCTACAAGTAA
- a CDS encoding AbgT family transporter — MTPSPAPVATSSWFQRFLTVIERLGNLLPNPSTLFALLAATVVVLSWIFSRMGVSAIHPATGQVVPVINLLNVEGLHRMLISVVPNFVGFPPLGTVLACLVGIAVAERTGLVTAGLRLIVLATPRRWLASIVVFGGILSHSGADVGYVLFIPLGAAMFHAVGRHPLAGLAAAFAGVSGGFSANIVLGTIDALLAGITQAAATVVRPGMLVNPAANWYFLIAASILITVVGTWVTEKIVEPRLGPYQGDAQAEEIKPLNAGEKRGLLYAVLATLAVTLVILWGTLTDGGFLLDPKNPTFLGSYFIKGLIFFIFFYGLVAGLAYGIGAGTIRNDNDVIRGMDASVSTMGSYIVMAFFASQFLAYFNWTNLGTVLAVKGAGLIKDMNLQDSPTLLMVSLVLFTATVNLVIGSASAKWTLLAPIFVPMFMLLGYTPELVQGAYRVGDSCTNIITPLNQYFPLILGFAVRYVPKTGIGTMLAMMLPYSIAFLIAWTLMLIAWIALGLPVGPGAGLFLPQ; from the coding sequence ATGACTCCATCGCCCGCCCCCGTCGCGACGTCCTCGTGGTTTCAGCGTTTTCTCACGGTCATCGAGCGGCTTGGCAACCTCCTGCCGAATCCCTCCACCCTCTTCGCCCTCCTCGCAGCCACCGTTGTCGTGCTGTCCTGGATCTTCAGCCGGATGGGCGTCTCGGCCATCCACCCGGCCACGGGCCAGGTCGTGCCCGTGATCAACCTCCTGAATGTCGAGGGCCTGCACCGCATGCTGATCAGCGTGGTGCCCAACTTCGTGGGGTTTCCCCCGCTCGGCACTGTCTTGGCCTGCCTCGTGGGCATCGCGGTGGCCGAGCGCACCGGCCTCGTGACCGCCGGGCTGCGCCTCATCGTCCTGGCCACCCCGCGCCGCTGGCTGGCCTCGATCGTCGTGTTCGGCGGCATCCTGTCGCACTCGGGGGCGGATGTCGGATACGTCCTTTTCATCCCGCTTGGCGCGGCGATGTTCCATGCCGTGGGCCGGCATCCGCTGGCCGGCCTGGCGGCGGCCTTCGCCGGCGTCTCCGGCGGCTTCAGCGCCAACATCGTGCTCGGCACGATTGACGCCCTGCTGGCCGGCATCACCCAGGCGGCGGCGACGGTGGTGCGGCCCGGCATGCTGGTGAACCCCGCGGCCAACTGGTACTTCCTGATTGCCGCTTCCATCCTGATCACCGTCGTGGGCACCTGGGTGACCGAGAAGATCGTCGAGCCGCGTCTCGGCCCCTACCAGGGCGACGCCCAGGCGGAGGAAATCAAGCCGCTCAACGCCGGCGAGAAGCGCGGCCTGCTTTATGCCGTGCTCGCCACGCTCGCCGTCACCCTCGTGATCCTCTGGGGCACCCTGACCGACGGCGGCTTCCTCCTCGACCCGAAGAACCCGACCTTCCTCGGCTCCTATTTCATCAAGGGCCTCATCTTCTTCATCTTCTTCTACGGGCTGGTGGCCGGTCTGGCCTATGGCATCGGGGCCGGCACGATCCGCAACGACAACGATGTCATCCGCGGCATGGACGCCTCGGTTTCCACGATGGGCTCTTACATCGTGATGGCCTTCTTCGCCTCCCAGTTTCTCGCCTACTTCAACTGGACCAACCTCGGGACCGTCCTGGCGGTGAAGGGCGCGGGCCTGATCAAGGACATGAACCTGCAGGACAGCCCGACGCTGCTCATGGTTTCGCTGGTGCTGTTCACCGCGACGGTGAATCTGGTGATCGGCAGCGCCTCGGCCAAGTGGACGCTCCTCGCGCCAATCTTCGTGCCGATGTTCATGCTGCTCGGCTACACGCCCGAACTGGTGCAGGGCGCCTACCGGGTCGGCGACAGCTGCACCAACATCATCACGCCGCTGAACCAGTATTTCCCGCTGATTCTCGGCTTTGCGGTGCGGTACGTGCCCAAGACCGGCATCGGCACCATGCTGGCCATGATGCTGCCCTACTCGATCGCCTTCCTCATCGCGTGGACGCTGATGCTCATCGCGTGGATCGCCCTCGGCCTGCCGGTCGGCCCCGGCGCCGGGCTCTTTCTGCCACAATAA
- a CDS encoding DUF4203 domain-containing protein, which produces MTDLTAHYPWISAGAIAWGLLDVFFGYRVFKVTLAVVGGLIGLGGAHVLATFLAVTPGVATALLVVGAMLGAALAFLLYLAAVFVAGFGFGATLALLLLARQPPVVALVAGIVLGILGGFLAVKVQRILIVLSTSLLGSFRALLALTYFTAQIDWLFYVRQPEQLPALLDGHSWIMPATLALATVGAVAQLGLGGDKEPKKKKAE; this is translated from the coding sequence ATGACCGACCTGACCGCCCACTACCCCTGGATCTCCGCCGGCGCGATCGCCTGGGGCCTGCTCGACGTGTTCTTTGGGTACCGGGTCTTCAAGGTCACGCTCGCCGTGGTCGGCGGCCTGATCGGGCTCGGCGGGGCCCACGTCCTCGCCACGTTTCTCGCGGTCACTCCGGGCGTGGCCACCGCGTTGCTGGTGGTCGGCGCGATGCTCGGCGCGGCGCTGGCGTTCCTGCTCTACCTCGCGGCGGTTTTTGTCGCCGGCTTCGGCTTCGGGGCCACGCTGGCGCTGCTGTTGCTGGCCCGCCAGCCCCCGGTCGTCGCCCTGGTGGCGGGCATCGTGCTCGGCATCCTCGGCGGCTTTCTGGCGGTTAAGGTCCAACGCATCCTGATCGTGCTGTCCACCTCGCTGCTCGGCTCGTTTCGCGCCCTGCTGGCCCTCACCTATTTCACGGCGCAGATCGACTGGTTGTTCTACGTGCGCCAGCCCGAGCAGCTGCCGGCCCTGCTGGACGGCCACAGCTGGATCATGCCTGCCACCCTGGCGCTCGCCACGGTCGGGGCGGTGGCCCAGCTGGGGCTGGGCGGCGACAAGGAACCCAAGAAAAAGAAGGCGGAGTAG
- a CDS encoding succinate dehydrogenase cytochrome b subunit, with protein MNLPGALLRSSIGRKFLMALTGLVLVGFVTGHLVGNLQIFAHPDKINGYAHFLQSLGPALWGIRLFLLACVGIHVWAAIALALENKAARGPESYGVSKWLQAIFASRYMKHTGLVILAFIVYHIAHFTVGAAQADSFKTALPEYAMGSEFHILGFPVVAAGLHVHDVYSMVYLGFASPVVSIFYIIAVGLLSLHLLHGVDSMFQTFGLRNHRWAPGLRRVVAVYCLAYFLGNLAIPGAILTGVARPAPGTTAATTLAQR; from the coding sequence ATGAATCTACCCGGTGCGCTTCTTCGCTCCTCGATCGGCAGAAAATTTCTGATGGCCCTGACCGGCCTCGTGCTCGTCGGATTCGTCACCGGGCACCTGGTGGGCAACCTCCAGATCTTCGCCCATCCCGACAAGATCAACGGCTACGCCCACTTCCTCCAGTCCCTCGGGCCGGCGCTGTGGGGCATCCGCCTCTTCCTCCTGGCCTGTGTGGGCATCCACGTGTGGGCCGCCATCGCCCTCGCCTTGGAAAACAAGGCGGCCCGCGGTCCGGAATCCTACGGCGTGAGCAAGTGGCTGCAGGCCATCTTCGCCTCCCGCTACATGAAACACACCGGCCTCGTGATCCTGGCCTTCATCGTCTACCATATCGCCCACTTCACCGTCGGCGCCGCGCAGGCGGACAGCTTCAAGACCGCGCTGCCGGAATACGCCATGGGCAGTGAGTTCCACATCCTCGGCTTCCCCGTCGTCGCCGCCGGCCTGCACGTCCACGATGTCTACAGCATGGTCTACCTCGGCTTCGCCAGCCCGGTCGTCTCGATCTTCTACATCATCGCGGTCGGCCTGCTCAGCCTGCACCTCCTGCATGGCGTGGACTCGATGTTCCAGACCTTCGGCCTCCGCAACCACCGCTGGGCCCCCGGCCTCCGCCGCGTGGTCGCGGTCTACTGCCTGGCCTACTTCCTCGGCAACCTCGCCATCCCCGGCGCGATCCTCACCGGCGTGGCCCGACCCGCCCCCGGCACCACCGCCGCCACCACCCTCGCCCAACGCTAA